A single Scleropages formosus chromosome 4, fSclFor1.1, whole genome shotgun sequence DNA region contains:
- the ets2 gene encoding protein C-ets-2, translating into MCDLSMDQVAPASSGYRGILKRQPAFDLFEDPMSLFSGACFPSDDDQSVQEVPSGLDFTSHDLGSCTVPLLTPCSKAVMSQALNESFSGFAKVQRRCGISRDPRCWTKSHVMQWLQWAASEFSLVSVNFHKFGMSGQELCDLGKERFLELAPDFVGDILWEHLDQMMKDCHKKEDVQNLSNTVPSMPNWMNSNSSIGFGLEEAQCGQPVPSGNSLLRELFESTDKTPLLAPEPGYRLFPKPQLHTVNVGYIAPGPEYPSSDPGVRLSEAFSSREHSSLESVESLDNTGSLLRSWSSQSSLADTQRVPSHDSFDEDCGSGALGVGRQGLSFKDYVQERNELPEMGKPVIPAAMLAGFTGSGPIQLWQFLLELLTDKTCQSIISWTGDDWEFKLTDPDEVARRWGRRKNKPKMNYEKLSRGLRYYYDKNIIHKTSGKRYVYRFVCDLQNLLGYSAEELHIMLGVQPDTED; encoded by the exons ATGTGTGACCTCAGCATGGACCAAGTGGCCCCCGCTTCTTCTGGATATCGCGGCATCCTCAAA cgcCAGCCTGCCTTTGACCTCTTTGAGGACCCCATGTCCCTGTTCTCGGGCGCCTGCTTCCCCTCAGATGATGACCAGTCTGTCCAGGAGGTGCCCTCGGGCCTCGACTTTACATCTCATG ATCTTGGCTCCTGTACTGTACCCCTGTTGACACCCTGCAGCAAGGCTGTGATGAGTCAGGCCCTGAACGAGAGCTTCAGTGGATTTGCCAAGGTCCAGCGCCGGTGTGGAATTTCCCGCG ATCCTAGGTGCTGGACTAAGTCTCATGTGATGCAGTGGCTGCAATGGGCAGCTAGTGAGTTCAGCTTGGTCAGCGTCAACTTCCACAAGTTTGGCATGAGCGGCCAGGAGCTCTGTGACCTGGGGAAGGAGCGCTTCCTGGAGCTGGCACCAGACTTTGTGGGTGACATTCTGTGGGAGCACCTGGATCAGATGATGAAAG ATTGCCACAAAAAAGAAGACGTCCAGAACCTTAGCAATACTGTGCCCTCCATGCCGAACTGGATGAATAGCAATTCAAGCATCG GCTTCGGCTTGGAGGAAGCCCAGTGTGGCCAGCCTGTACCCAGCGGCAACAGCCTGCTGCGGGAGCTGTTTGAAAGCACCGACAAAACGCCCCTACTGGCACCGGAGCCTGGATACCGTCTGTTTCCCAAGCCACAGTTGCACACTGTGAACGTCGGCTACATTGCTCCTGGGCCGGAGTACCCCAGCAGTGATCCGGGCGTGAGGCTGAGTGAAGCCT TCTCTTCTCGTGAGCACAGTTCTCTGGAGAGCGTTGAGAGCCTGGATAACACTGGGTCCCTGCTCCGCTCCTGGAGCAGTCAGTCCTCGTTGGCTGACACCCAACGAGTACCTTCTCATGACAGCTTTGATGAGGACTGTGGCTCAGGAGCCCTTGGTGTGGGCAGGCAGGGGCTGTCATTCAAAGATTACGTGCAGGAGAGGAATGAGCTGCCAGAGATGGGCAAACCAGTCATCCCTGCTGCCATGCTGGCAGGCTTCACGG GAAGTGGCCCAATTCAGCTATGGCAGTTCTTGCTAGAGTTGCTGACGGACAAAACGTGCCAGTCTATAATCAGCTGGACGGGAGATGATTGGGAGTTTAAGCTCACAGACCCTGACGAG GTCGCTCGACGTTGGGGCCGCAGGAAGAACAAGCCAAAAATGAACTACGAGAAGCTGAGTCGAGGCCTGCGCTATTACTACGACAAGAACATCATCCACAAGACGTCGGGAAAGCGCTACGTCTACCGCTTTGTGTGCGACCTTCAAAACCTGCTGGGCTActctgcagaagagctgcacATCATGCTGGGTGTCCAGCCAGACACAGAGGACTGA